One segment of Tamlana crocina DNA contains the following:
- a CDS encoding DUF4270 family protein, whose protein sequence is MAVVDLFSGMVECEDEDGTITMRTAFDCFKRTYRELDENGDYAEKVNGNYPLKKLVNDAFLEVYEDSINAVTGPYGTEYHKYDRLYAYDIKNSLPTVDYNLDPVESSASAFNSKIISLSQRDTITGKFKIRLTEHLKNILIRDSTSTKIGLVLSNNVNYINNAKILNPTDEVSNVPAAAIISPRGTVLHGNQSATEKKRLKLKIFYTEPK, encoded by the coding sequence ATGGCTGTTGTTGATCTGTTCAGTGGAATGGTTGAATGCGAAGATGAAGATGGCACCATTACCATGAGAACGGCATTCGATTGCTTTAAAAGAACTTATAGAGAGCTTGATGAAAATGGTGATTATGCCGAAAAAGTAAACGGCAATTATCCGCTTAAAAAATTAGTTAACGATGCCTTTTTAGAAGTTTATGAAGACTCCATTAATGCGGTAACAGGGCCTTATGGCACTGAATACCACAAATACGACCGCCTTTACGCTTACGATATTAAAAACAGTTTGCCCACAGTGGATTATAATCTTGACCCTGTAGAATCTTCAGCAAGTGCATTCAATTCAAAAATTATAAGTTTAAGCCAAAGAGATACCATAACCGGGAAATTCAAAATAAGACTTACCGAGCATTTAAAGAATATTTTGATACGCGATTCAACCAGTACAAAAATAGGTTTGGTGTTGTCTAACAACGTCAACTACATCAACAATGCTAAAATTTTAAACCCGACGGATGAGGTTAGCAATGTGCCAGCGGCAGCAATAATAAGTCCAAGAGGCACCGTATTACACGGCAACCAATCAGCTACCGAAAAGAAGCGTTTAAAGTTGAAAATATTTTACACAGAGCCTAAATAA
- the glmS gene encoding glutamine--fructose-6-phosphate transaminase (isomerizing) gives MCGIVGYLGTRDAYPIIIEGLKRLEYRGYDSAGIALFDGTDLKVSKTKGKVADLEKKSEAEITTHGCVGIGHTRWATHGVPNDVNSHPHVSNSGELVIIHNGIIENYDSLKQELTSRGYTFKSDTDTEVLINLIEYVKKTEGVKLGKAVQIALNQVIGAYAIAVFDKNKPEEVVVAKLGSPLAIGIGKDEDEFFIASDASPFIEYTKNAVYLEDEEMAVIRFHKGIKVRKIKDDSLVDTYVQELQINLEQIEKGGYEHFMLKEIHEQPKAIQDTYRGRLLRNEAIIKMAGIEDNMKKFLNANRIIIVACGTSWHAGLVAEYIFEDLARIPVEVEYASEFRYRNPVITENDVLIAISQSGETADTLAAIKLAKSKGAFVFGVCNVVGSSIARESHAGAYTHAGPEIGVASTKAFTTQITVLTLIALRLSRAKGTISSSDFRQHLLELEMIPGKVEQALKSDDLIKNIANIYKDAKNMLYLGRGFNFPVALEGALKLKEISYIHAEGYPAAEMKHGPIALIDENMPVIVIATKKGHYEKVVSNIQEIKSRKGKIIGIVTEGDVQVRQLADHVIEVPESLESLSPLLTTIPLQLLSYHIAVMLGKNVDQPRNLAKSVTVE, from the coding sequence ATGTGTGGAATTGTAGGATACTTAGGCACAAGGGACGCTTACCCAATCATTATTGAGGGCCTTAAAAGACTGGAATACAGAGGATACGACAGTGCTGGAATTGCACTTTTTGACGGTACAGACTTAAAAGTTTCAAAAACCAAAGGTAAAGTTGCCGATTTAGAAAAAAAATCTGAAGCTGAAATAACTACCCACGGTTGTGTGGGCATTGGCCATACACGATGGGCTACACATGGTGTACCTAACGATGTGAATTCACACCCCCACGTTTCAAACTCTGGAGAGTTGGTGATTATCCACAACGGTATTATTGAAAATTACGATTCGCTAAAACAAGAGTTAACGTCTCGCGGCTACACCTTTAAATCAGATACCGATACCGAAGTTTTAATCAATCTCATTGAATACGTAAAAAAAACAGAAGGGGTTAAACTTGGTAAAGCCGTTCAAATCGCCTTAAACCAAGTGATTGGCGCTTATGCCATCGCGGTATTCGACAAAAACAAACCCGAAGAAGTGGTTGTTGCCAAGCTCGGTAGCCCACTAGCTATTGGTATTGGCAAAGACGAAGATGAATTTTTCATCGCCAGTGACGCATCACCTTTCATTGAATACACTAAAAACGCGGTGTATTTGGAAGACGAAGAAATGGCTGTTATCCGTTTCCATAAAGGCATAAAAGTTAGAAAAATAAAGGACGATTCTTTAGTTGACACCTATGTTCAAGAACTACAAATCAATTTAGAGCAAATTGAAAAAGGCGGTTACGAACATTTTATGCTTAAAGAAATCCATGAACAGCCCAAAGCTATTCAGGATACTTACCGTGGACGATTGTTGCGAAATGAGGCTATTATTAAAATGGCAGGCATCGAGGACAACATGAAAAAATTCCTTAATGCCAATCGTATTATTATAGTGGCCTGTGGTACCTCTTGGCACGCCGGTTTGGTAGCCGAATATATTTTTGAAGATTTAGCCAGAATACCGGTTGAAGTAGAATATGCTTCTGAATTTAGATATAGAAACCCTGTAATTACCGAAAACGATGTGCTTATAGCCATTTCCCAATCGGGAGAAACAGCCGACACCTTGGCTGCGATCAAATTGGCCAAATCTAAAGGGGCGTTTGTATTTGGCGTTTGTAACGTTGTGGGATCATCTATCGCTCGTGAGTCGCATGCAGGTGCATACACCCACGCCGGACCAGAAATTGGGGTGGCTTCAACCAAAGCATTCACTACCCAAATTACAGTGTTAACTTTAATCGCCTTAAGACTTTCAAGAGCAAAAGGTACTATTAGCAGTTCCGATTTCCGTCAGCATTTATTGGAATTGGAAATGATTCCTGGAAAAGTAGAACAAGCTTTGAAGTCGGACGATTTAATAAAAAACATAGCCAATATTTATAAAGATGCCAAAAACATGCTTTATTTAGGTCGTGGATTTAATTTCCCTGTAGCTTTGGAAGGCGCGTTAAAACTAAAAGAAATTTCGTATATACATGCTGAAGGTTACCCTGCAGCCGAAATGAAACACGGGCCCATCGCCTTAATTGACGAAAACATGCCCGTTATTGTAATCGCTACCAAAAAAGGGCATTACGAAAAAGTAGTAAGCAATATCCAGGAAATAAAATCCAGAAAAGGTAAAATTATTGGTATTGTAACCGAAGGTGATGTGCAGGTAAGACAATTGGCAGACCACGTTATTGAAGTGCCAGAAAGTCTTGAATCACTTTCTCCGCTTTTAACAACCATTCCGTTACAATTACTATCATACCATATTGCTGTGATGCTGGGTAAAAATGTTGACCAACCCCGAAATTTAGCAAAATCGGTAACTGTGGAATAA